Proteins encoded in a region of the Carassius carassius chromosome 49, fCarCar2.1, whole genome shotgun sequence genome:
- the LOC132132667 gene encoding lysosomal proton-coupled steroid conjugate and bile acid symporter SLC46A3 — translation MGRVLLIEPAVGLYAFAMFMIYPLLQQYVYRRLWFELSGTTYPAESLSHCSNNHSYVTIHQAVQKETSIFLFKSELCFLIPSLISALLLVSYSDYCGRKVAIVPPLVGDTLFALCYVLVSRFSFSLNYLLASSFLSGLMGGPTTLIGGCFAYVADLCGEDLEGQKTVRMARLDMILGVLTGLASLCTGFYIKAAGFTWPFLTAAFLHLINLFYVLVVLKESLVLPNPSLSSSWASEAPRLSQSQALTVRLQGVYLLFAASKRRRNIVLLLMLAAFAFFRVALQGGMSIFILYELNTPLCWSEVFVGYGSALSTAIYLVSFAGVTLLSRYLPDAYIILLGLMSVAAGLIMAAFAKSTLLMFLVRLPLLLSIMPTPVLRSMMSKIVSGSEQGAMFACVAFVEMLSVGVAFTMFSSIYAATLSWFSGFSFLLAAGLTLIPATLICVILCLRLDVYEESIILTEEMMENHPGILELPP, via the exons ATGGGCCGTGTGCTTCTGATCGAGCCGGCAGTTGGCCTGTATGCGTTTGCCATGTTTATGATCTACCCTCTGCTGCAGCAGTATGTGTACCGTAGGCTGTGGTTTGAGCTGAGTGGCACGACCTACCCTGCTGAGAGTCTGTCTCACTGCTCAAACAACCACAGCTATGTCACCATTCACCAG GCAGTGCAGAAGGAGACGTCAATTTTTCTCTTCAAGAGTGAACTGTGCTTTCTCATTCCCAGCCTCATTTCCGCGTTGCTCCTGGTCTCATACAGTGATTACTGCGGGCGTAAAGTTGCCATCGTTCCTCCTCTGGTGGGCGACACTCTGTTCGCCCTCTGCTATGTTTTGGTCAGTAGATTCTCCTTCAGTCTCAATTACCTGTTAGCTTCCTCCTTCCTCTCGGGCCTGATGGGCGGCCCCACCACTCTGATCGGTGGATGTTTCGCCTATGTGGCCGACCTCTGCGGAGAAGATCTAGAAGGACAGAAGACTGTCCGAATGGCTCGGCTGGACATGATTTTAGGGGTTTTGACTGGCTTAGCTTCTCTGTGCACTGGATTCTACATCAAAGCTGCCGGCTTCACCTGGCCCTTCCTCACCGCGGCCTTTCTGCATCTGATAAACCTCTTCTATGTGCTGGTGGTGTTGAAGGAGTCCCTGGTTCTTCCAAATCCCAGTTTGTCTTCATCTTGGGCTTCTGAAGCCCCTCGACTGAGCCAGTCTCAAGCACTTACTGTACGCCTGCAGGGCGTCTACCTGCTATTTGCGGCCTCGAAGCGGAGAAGGAACATTGTGCTGTTGCTCATGCTGGCTGCTTTCGCCTTTTTCAGG GTAGCCCTGCAGGGTGGCATGTCCATCTTCATCTTGTATGAGCTGAACACTCCTCTGTGTTGGAGTGAGGTGTTTGTGGGTTATGGCTCGGCTCTCTCCACTGCCATCTATCTGGTGAGTTTCGCCGGTGTGACGCTGCTGTCCCGCTATCTGCCTGACGCCTACATCATCCTACTGGGGCTGATGTCTGTGGCAGCCGGCCTCATCATGGCAGCGTTTGCGAAGTCTACTCTGCTCATGTTCCTGG TGAGGTTGCCTTTGCTGCTATCCATCATGCCAACTCCTGTCTTACGATCCATGATGTCCAAAATAGTATCTGGATCTGAGCAAG gtGCCATGTTTGCATGTGTAGCCTTTGTGGAGATGCTGAGTGTTGGTGTTGCATTTACAATGTTCAGCAGCATCTATGCAGCTACACTGTCCTGGTTCTCTGGATTTAGTTTCCTGCTGGCTGCAGGCCTAACTCTCATACCAGCCACCCTGATCTG